From the Patescibacteria group bacterium genome, the window TTCTGAAGCCGTCACCTTAATGACCGCGCATAACGCGAAAGGTTTGGAATTTGCGGTAGTATTTATGGTCGGCATGGAAGAGGGTTTGTTTCCGCACGCCAACAGTTTGTTGGAACCGGCAGAAATGGAAGAGGAACGGCGCTTATGTTATGTGGGGATGACTCGGGCGAAAAAAAGGCTTTATTTGCTTTTTGCCAGATCGCGTTTGTTGTATGGTTCAATTCAAGTTAATTTGCGGTCGCGCTTTTTGGATGATTTGTCCAAAGAATTAATTGATGAAATCAGCCATGAGCAAATTAAACCGGCGAGCCAATCATCGGAAGGGACGGATGTTTCGGTTGATGATATTAATCAAGACCTTGAAACTAATATTTCTTTTACTGATGGTGATCGCATTGAACATGAAGAATTTGGACAAGGTATAATTGTGGAATTGGATGGGGATATCGCGACCGTGGCGTTTGCCGGGGTAGGGGTAAAAAAACTATCTTTGAGTATCGCGCCAATTAAAAAACTCAAAAACTAAAATTTGACAATTTGGAATGCTTTGCTAAAATCAAACAGGAAAGGAGAGGATTATTCTTTCTTTTTTAAACCGATATAAATTTGGAATAGTGCTCACAATATTTTTCTTTTTCTTAGTTTGGCTTGGAATTAGGGGACATCAAAATTCCGCTCAGGTTTTGGGCGCCCAGATTAGTGCAAAGCCAATCATTATTATTGATAATGGTGTGGAAAGTCAATATTTTGTGACTGAGAGCCGGCTTGCGGAAATCTATGATGAAATCGGTTTAAAAATTTATCCAGAAGACCGCGTGACGGTTTTAGTTGATCCGCAACTCGGTTTGGGTACTCAAATTCGAATCCGGCGCGCGACGGCGATTTGGGTCAATGATGGTGGCATTCCGAAAATTTTTCGAACCTGGAAAGAAACTGTAGGGCAATTATTAGACGAAAAACAGATTAAAATTGGGCAACTTGATCGGTTAACACCGTCTTTGGAAACAACTTTGACAGATAATTTAAAAGTTGTGATCGTGAGGGTGAAACAAAAAGAACAAACCGAAATGGTTTCAATTGCTTTTGAGACAAATTATAAAAATGATGCTTCGCTTTATATTGGTCAAAATCGGGTGGAACGAAGCGGGGCAAATGGCAAAAAAGAGGTTTTATTCCGTTTAACTTTTGAAAATAATCAGTTGGTGAGTAAGGATTCAATTAAAGAAAAAATTATTACCGAGCCTACGACAAAAATTGTTTTACGCGGTACCCGTAAAAAAGTAACGGTACGGTGTGCTGGATATAATTTATTGGCTGAGGATGCCGCGGCCAAGAATAATATTGATCCGAATTCTTTATGCCGGACAATGATGGCAGAAAGTAATGGTCACTCGGATTCATATAATCCAGCTGGACCATATTATGGTTTATTTCAATATGCTTACTCTACTTGGCAATTATTAAGTCCAAAAGCTGATTTTGCTGGTGCGAGTATTAG encodes:
- a CDS encoding G5 domain-containing protein, which gives rise to MLTIFFFFLVWLGIRGHQNSAQVLGAQISAKPIIIIDNGVESQYFVTESRLAEIYDEIGLKIYPEDRVTVLVDPQLGLGTQIRIRRATAIWVNDGGIPKIFRTWKETVGQLLDEKQIKIGQLDRLTPSLETTLTDNLKVVIVRVKQKEQTEMVSIAFETNYKNDASLYIGQNRVERSGANGKKEVLFRLTFENNQLVSKDSIKEKIITEPTTKIVLRGTRKKVTVRCAGYNLLAEDAAAKNNIDPNSLCRTMMAESNGHSDSYNPAGPYYGLFQYAYSTWQLLSPKADFAGASISNARAQIYVTAWAWAHGYRGRWP